From Candidatus Doudnabacteria bacterium, a single genomic window includes:
- a CDS encoding KGG domain-containing protein has protein sequence MAWYGDSKGHADAGKKGGKAQGKRNNPGNFANDREKAKRAGRKGGSASGGAD, from the coding sequence ATGGCATGGTATGGAGATTCAAAAGGGCACGCCGATGCTGGCAAAAAAGGGGGCAAGGCCCAGGGTAAACGCAACAATCCGGGAAATTTCGCTAATGATCGGGAAAAAGCCAAACGCGCAGGCCGCAAGGGCGGCTCAGCCTCAGGCGGCGCGGACTAA
- a CDS encoding ImmA/IrrE family metallo-endopeptidase: MDQKTEQILAKYAQQNPVPIVDLAKELGLYVVETSELDDNYAGSLSKEGDNFVIYINTSHPLTRKRFTIAHEIAHFIQHKHLFDTNNEHIDNIKQPVKALNSEEGRELTDAEKKIEIEANNMAADLLMPKDLFLRVWKNAISLPEVAEQFKVSESAATLRARFLLGQTIV, from the coding sequence ATGGATCAAAAAACCGAACAAATCTTAGCAAAATATGCTCAGCAAAATCCTGTGCCTATTGTTGATTTGGCAAAAGAATTAGGTCTATATGTAGTAGAAACCAGCGAATTAGATGATAATTATGCTGGTTCTTTGAGCAAAGAGGGCGACAACTTTGTTATTTACATTAACACTTCTCACCCGTTAACAAGGAAGCGTTTTACAATTGCTCACGAAATAGCTCATTTCATTCAACATAAACATCTTTTTGATACAAATAATGAACATATTGATAATATTAAACAACCTGTTAAGGCACTTAATAGCGAAGAGGGCAGAGAGTTAACAGACGCTGAAAAAAAGATCGAAATTGAAGCCAATAATATGGCGGCTGATTTACTGATGCCTAAAGACTTATTTTTAAGGGTTTGGAAAAATGCTATTAGTTTGCCGGAAGTTGCAGAGCAATTTAAGGTTTCAGAATCTGCGGCAACATTGAGAGCAAGATTCTTACTAGGGCAAACCATAGTCTAA